Part of the Geodermatophilus obscurus DSM 43160 genome is shown below.
GACCGACGCCGGCGGGCGCAGCAGCTCCAGCAGCCGCGGATCGGCGTCGACCGGTTCGTACAGTCCCTGCAGCTCCGCCGCCTCCGGGTGCCGCAGCCGGTCCGGGCGCCGCCCGCCGAGCACCGGGTGGCCGCCCAGCCACCACCGCAGGTAGCCGGGCACCGCCACCCCGTCGAGGACGACGTCGGCCCACGCGTCCGCCGGCAGCGCGGCCAGCAGCGGCAGCGCGCCGGTCCAGTCGGCGACCAGCTCGAGGTCCCGGACGGCGGTCAGCGGCGGCCACGACGGAGCCGGCGCGTCGGCGGGCAGCCGGTCGAGGACGGCGTCGGCCCAGTCCTGCGCTGCGTCGACGTCGAGGTCGTCGGGGTCCTCGGCGTGCACCAGCGCGAAGCCGTCGAGCACGCCCACCGCCCGCAGCACGTCCGGGTCGGCGTCCAGCGCGGGGGCCAGGGTGCCCAGCGCGCCGTCGAGCAGCACGCCGGCGAAGCGGGACCCCGGCAGCACCAGCTCCCCGGCCGGCGCCCAGCCACCGTCGGCGTCGGGCAGCGCCAGCTCGGAGAGCCAGGGCAGCTCCCCCGGCCCGGTCCCGGCCGCGGCGACCAGCGCCAGGACCGCGTCGGCGAACGCGGCCGGGTCCCGGTCGGTGTCCCAGCCGTCGTCGGCCGCGTCGACCGAGGCCTCGACCGCCGCGCGCACCTCCGGGTCGGCGAGCACCGCGGCGGCGGTGGCCGGGCGCGCCCCGAGCCGTTCCAGCAGCCGGCGGGCGGCGGCGGGGGCGACCGCGTCCGGGTCGGCCACCCGCAGCCCGAGCGGACCCAGCCGCGCCACCGGCAGTTGCTCGTCGGGTAGCAGCACCCCCGCCGGCCCGTGGGCGGTGCGGCCGTCGGCGAGCGGGACCGGCAGCGCGGCCAGCTCCTCGCGCTCGGCGCCGTCGAGGGCCGCGTACAGCCCCGCCCACCACGACGGCGGCCGGGCGACGCCGCGGACCGCCTCCACGGCCTCGGCGGTGCCGACCCGGCGCACCCCGAGGGCGGCCAGCGCGGGCAGCTGGGTCCGGGCGGACCAGCCCGCCGGCAGCAGCCCGGGGAGGACGCCGGTCAGCGCGGCCACCCGCTCCTCGGTCGGTTCGTCGAGCACCGCGGCGCGGCCGGGCGGCTGCCGGTCGCGGTCCGCGCCGGCGACCGGCAGCCAGGCGGACTCCCGCAGCCGCTCCAGCGCCGCGGTGCACAGCGCGGCGTCGAGCTCGGCGCCCGCCAGCCCGATGCGCGGCACCAGCGCCAGCACCGCGCCGTCCCTCCCCGGGCCCTCGGCCAGCCCCGAGAGGAGGTCGGCGTAGGCGCCGGCCGCCGCGGCGACCAGCTCGTCGGTGACCGTCCCGGGCAGCACGTGCCGCCGGTCGGGGCCCAGCGGGAAGGGCGCGACCAGGCGGGCGGGCAGGGTGAGCGGCTCGTCGCTGGGGGTCGGCGCGTGCACCCGCTGGGGCAGCGGCAGGGGCGCCGGCCGCCTGTCGTCGTCCAGCGGCACCGCCCAGGTCAGCGTCCAGGCCCGCCGTCCCCGCTCCTCGACCGGCCGCTCGGCGAGCAGCGCCTCGGGCAGCTCGCCGTCGCGCCGCTCCAGCCGCCAGACCGTCGTCCGGTCGCCGTCGGTCAGCTCGGCCTCCGCGCCGCGCCGGCGCACCGTCAGCGAGCGGACCGTCCCGTCGAGGACGACGTCGACCGCCGCGAGCCCGGGCAGCGCCAGCAGCAGCTCGGGCGCCAGCTCCTCCAGGGCGGTGCGCACGGCGGCCCGCGACCCGGCGCGCAGCGGCAGCACCACCTCGGTGGCGAAGCCCTCGGGTGGCGTCCCCCCGGCCGGCCAGGGCAGTCGCAGCACCGGCACCGCGCCGTCCCGGCGGGCCACCTCCTCGGCGAGCGCGGGGACGGCGGCGACCTCGGCGCGGGTGCGACCGGTGCTGAACGCGACCCCACCGGCGGTCGAGTGCACCGCCGGCTCGTCGGTGACCGCGAGGACGGCGGCGAAGCCGACCCCGAACCTGCCGACCGTCTCGACCCGCGGTCCGCCCCCGACTCCGGCCCGGCCTCCGGACCGCGGCTCGTCGCGCTTGGCCGAGGCGCGCAGCGAGGCCAGGCCCTGCACCCCGGCGGCGTCGAGCGGGGCGCCGGTGTTGGCCGCCCGCAGCACCTCCGCCCCGGCGCCGTCGCCGGTCAGCTCCAGCCGCAGCCGCCCCGCCAGCCCTGCCCGGGCGGCGGCGTCGGCGGCGTTCTGGGCCAGCTCCACCAACAGCCGGTCGCGGTAGCCGCCGCGGACGAGGTCCTCCTCGGCGTTGGCGTCCTCGCGGAAGCGGGCCGGGGA
Proteins encoded:
- a CDS encoding sacsin N-terminal ATP-binding-like domain-containing protein, encoding MSGSPDAPGAPRPDVAPGAADPFATAELRRRVLAAWADSPARFREDANAEEDLVRGGYRDRLLVELAQNAADAAARAGLAGRLRLELTGDGAGAEVLRAANTGAPLDAAGVQGLASLRASAKRDEPRSGGRAGVGGGPRVETVGRFGVGFAAVLAVTDEPAVHSTAGGVAFSTGRTRAEVAAVPALAEEVARRDGAVPVLRLPWPAGGTPPEGFATEVVLPLRAGSRAAVRTALEELAPELLLALPGLAAVDVVLDGTVRSLTVRRRGAEAELTDGDRTTVWRLERRDGELPEALLAERPVEERGRRAWTLTWAVPLDDDRRPAPLPLPQRVHAPTPSDEPLTLPARLVAPFPLGPDRRHVLPGTVTDELVAAAAGAYADLLSGLAEGPGRDGAVLALVPRIGLAGAELDAALCTAALERLRESAWLPVAGADRDRQPPGRAAVLDEPTEERVAALTGVLPGLLPAGWSARTQLPALAALGVRRVGTAEAVEAVRGVARPPSWWAGLYAALDGAEREELAALPVPLADGRTAHGPAGVLLPDEQLPVARLGPLGLRVADPDAVAPAAARRLLERLGARPATAAAVLADPEVRAAVEASVDAADDGWDTDRDPAAFADAVLALVAAAGTGPGELPWLSELALPDADGGWAPAGELVLPGSRFAGVLLDGALGTLAPALDADPDVLRAVGVLDGFALVHAEDPDDLDVDAAQDWADAVLDRLPADAPAPSWPPLTAVRDLELVADWTGALPLLAALPADAWADVVLDGVAVPGYLRWWLGGHPVLGGRRPDRLRHPEAAELQGLYEPVDADPRLLELLRPPASVDDVLADVDGALDLLDRLGDDRRTVSPAVLRTVHARLAAALDGVAVDPPDRVRVAPDRVVPAERAVVLDAPWLQPLVDSPLVPAGGAPGPVADLLDLPLAGEVVRARVESRPARRVRWADVPGAQQAAARLGLAELPGEVAVHEPLRAGGRAVPWWPGDGVDHVDGTPGALGRALAWRTGAWSLRQALAEAFADPERADVLAAEDAVGP